In a single window of the Actinomycetota bacterium genome:
- a CDS encoding magnetochrome domain-containing protein produces MSEPTTRTKARMIKSGIIVTAATAAVAAVVALAGAAPVIAPGAVAPHGYRGTCTTCHTYSTPAPAPVPDPIPVVNPAPDPAPVPDLVVTPAPNPGHDADDQGVEDADDQGADEADDQGADEADEADEAHQSSGSGEMSRTRTGTRDGMGSMTDGEHAREQDGDHNDD; encoded by the coding sequence TTGAGTGAACCCACCACACGTACCAAGGCCCGCATGATCAAGTCGGGCATCATCGTCACGGCAGCAACCGCCGCCGTGGCCGCCGTGGTCGCGCTCGCTGGTGCCGCGCCGGTCATCGCGCCGGGAGCTGTCGCGCCGCATGGGTATCGGGGAACGTGTACGACCTGCCACACCTACTCGACTCCGGCGCCTGCGCCCGTACCCGACCCCATCCCGGTCGTCAACCCGGCTCCGGATCCGGCTCCCGTGCCCGATCTTGTCGTGACCCCCGCACCGAACCCCGGTCACGATGCCGACGACCAGGGTGTCGAAGATGCCGATGACCAGGGCGCCGACGAGGCCGATGACCAGGGCGCCGACGAGGCCGATGAGGCCGATGAGGCCCATCAGTCGAGCGGCTCCGGCGAGATGTCCCGGACTCGCACCGGCACGCGCGACGGCATGGGGAGCATGACCGACGGCGAGCACGCCCGCGAGCAGGACGGCGACCACAACGACGACTAG